A single window of Mugil cephalus isolate CIBA_MC_2020 chromosome 1, CIBA_Mcephalus_1.1, whole genome shotgun sequence DNA harbors:
- the LOC125018762 gene encoding ras-related protein Rab-7L1-like, which yields MTEHLMKILIIGDGNVGKSSFLHRYVSGQFNKIYKMTIGVDFSVKLLHWSDTEKVKLQLWDLAGHERFISMTRLYCKGALGCVVMFDVTSSSSFLNCRQWKQDLDKKAMLPNGHPIPCILLANKCDLSQRIVTADSIDRFSKDNGFIAWMEISVKENKNIREAMRRLVKEILSVQSSLELPQCKPEDIVHLDSEINKAPQSSCC from the exons ATGACCGAGCACCTGATGAAAATACTGATTATTGGTGATGGAAATGTTGGGAAGTCTTCATTCCTGCATCGCTATGTCAGCGGACAGTTCAACAAGATCTACAAGATGACAATAGGAG TGGATTTTTCTGTGAAGCTTCTGCACTGGTCAGATACAGAAAAGGTTAAACTGCAGTTGTGGGATCTTGCAG GCCATGAGCGTTTCATATCCATGACCAGACTCTATTGTAAAGGGGCACTGGGCTGTGTTGTGATGTTTGACGTCACCAGCTCGTCCAGCTTCCTCAACTGTCGCCAGTGGAAACAGGACCTTGACAAAAAGGCTATGCTGCCCAATGGACACCCCATcccctgcatcctgctggccaACAAG TGTGACCTCAGTCAGCGCATTGTGACAGCAGACAGCATAGACAGATTCAGTAAGGACAACGGCTTCATCGCATGGATGGAGATTTCAGTCAAAGAGAATAAGAACATCAGAGAAGCTATGAG gaggTTGGTAAAGGAGATTCTGTCGGTTCAGTCCAGCCTGGAACTGCCGCAATGCAAACCTGAGGACATTGTTCATCTGGACTCAGAAATCAACAAGGCCCCACAGtcaagctgctgctga